One Trichoderma asperellum chromosome 5, complete sequence genomic region harbors:
- a CDS encoding uncharacterized protein (SECRETED:SignalP(1-15)), producing MKFSILLALLPVALATPIAVASPEAPASDIAARDACAEYNACVEQIVLAS from the exons ATGAAATTTTCTATCCTTCTAGCTCTCCTCCCTGTGGCTCTTGCCACCCCTATTGCTGTTGCCTCCCCTGAGGCCCCTGCTTCTGATATCGCTGCCAGAGACGCCTGTGCTGAATAC AATGCCTGCGTTGAACAAATAGTTCTCGCCAGTTGA
- a CDS encoding uncharacterized protein (SECRETED:SignalP(1-18)~EggNog:ENOG41), whose product MLVKSVLASLSAATMALAATPLESGNWVAFTPGFQLQTCAGGSASGNTFSIPTSPNGSTSGSGCSNGHLRAENRYTDDYTSGVHQFAGTFKINSFGGNRVAIKQTFNGSTGPYFILGVQSDGTLYSVEGGAVLASGVAKVGSSITINTVHNADIHSFRVYVNGALAFRDDNAPSGSFYDKIGAYTTDSGTGPLSITWSDVGFWTRQ is encoded by the coding sequence ATGCTTGTCAAGAGTGTCCTCGCCAGCCTTTCGGCCGCCACCATGGCATTGGCCGCCACTCCCCTTGAGAGCGGCAACTGGGTCGCCTTCACTCCCGGCTTCCAGCTGCAGACCTGCGCCggcggcagcgccagcggcAACACCTTCAGCATTCCTACGAGCCCCAACGGCAGCACCTCAGGTTCTGGCTGTTCCAATGGCCACCTGCGTGCCGAGAACCGCTACACCGACGATTATACCTCCGGTGTCCACCAGTTCGCCGGTACCTTCAAGATCAACTCCTTTGGCGGCAACCGCGTTGCCATCAAGCAGACCTTCAATGGCAGCACCGGCCCCTACTTCATCCTGGGCGTTCAGAGTGACGGCACCCTGTACAGCGTCGAGGGCGGTGCCGTTCTGGCTTCCGGCGTTGCCAAGGTTGGCTcaagcatcaccatcaacaccGTCCACAATGCGGACATTCACAGCTTCAGAGTCTACGTCAACGGCGCGTTGGCTTTCCGTGATGACAATGCTCCCTCCGGAAGCTTCTACGACAAGATTGGTGCTTACACCACTGACAGCGGCACTGGCCCTCTGAGCATCACCTGGTCTGATGTTGGCTTCTGGACTCGCCAGTAA